A genome region from Chelonia mydas isolate rCheMyd1 chromosome 24, rCheMyd1.pri.v2, whole genome shotgun sequence includes the following:
- the LOC122463771 gene encoding scale keratin-like, whose amino-acid sequence MSSSKALCYPRPPCYPDICPDPYVDAWNEPCVTSCGDSSAVVYAPPVVVRFPGPILATCPQDSFVGSTLPYLPYGYGGLYGGGSFGGSVGSGGAYGGGSGAGYGGGYGGGYGGKYGGFYGYGKSYGRKCYSSRFGSCGPC is encoded by the coding sequence ATGTCTTCCAGCAAAGCTCTTTGTTACCCACGCCCGCCATGTTACCCCGACATCTGCCCAGACCCATATGTTGATGCCTGGAATGAGCCTTGTGTCACATCATGTGGAGACTCGAGCGCAGTGGTCTATGCACCACCGGTTGTCGTGAGATTCCCTGGACCAATTCTCGCTACCTGCCCTCAAGACAGCTTCGTGGGAAGCACCTTACCATATTTACCCTATGGGTATGGGGGCCTATATGGAGGTGGTAGTTTTGGTGGCTCAGTTGGATCCGGGGGTGCTTATGGAGGTGGATCCGGTGCTGGGTATGGTGGTGGATACGGGGGCGGATATGGAGGCAAATACGGGGGCTTCTATGGGTATGGGAAGAGCTATGGGAGGAAGTGCTATTCTTCCCGCTTTGGAAGCTGTGGTCCATGTTAA